The Breoghania sp. L-A4 sequence GACGATCGAGGCGGCGCTTTCAAAGACCTCGTCCGTCACCTCCATCTCCGAGATGCCGAAGTCCTTCTGAATCTGCGCGCCCAGTTCGGTCTCGGCGTTGTGGAAGGCCGGCAGGCAATGCATGAAGCGGGTGCGCGGGTTGCCGGTATTGGCCATGACATCCGCCGTCACCTGGTAGGGCTTCAACAGCCCGATGCGTTCCGCCCAGCGGTCCTTCGCCTCGCCCATGGAAACCCAGACGTCGGTGTAGAGGAAATCGGCACCCAGCGTCGCCTCCGCCACGTCCTCGGATATCAGCACCTTCGCGCCGGTTTCCTTTGCGATCGCGCGCGCCTCGGCCTCGATCTCCTTCTCGGGCCAGCAGGCGCGCGGGGCGCACAGCCGCACGTCCATCCCCATCTTGGCGCCGCCGATCAGAAGGCTGTCGCCCATGTTGTTGCCGGCGTCACCAAGAAAGCAGTAGGCGATGTCGCGCCAGGGTTTCCCTGCATGTTCCTGCATAGTCAGGAAATCCGCCAGGATCTGGGTCGGATGAAATTCGTCCGTGAGTC is a genomic window containing:
- the argF gene encoding ornithine carbamoyltransferase; the encoded protein is MAYNLKNRHFLSLRDFTPAEIGFLLKLSADLKAAKYAGTEQPLLKGKEIALIFEKDSTRTRAGFEVAAHDQGANVTYLGPSGSHIGRKETVKDTARVLGRMFDGIEYRGFGQAVVEELAAHAGVPVWNGLTDEFHPTQILADFLTMQEHAGKPWRDIAYCFLGDAGNNMGDSLLIGGAKMGMDVRLCAPRACWPEKEIEAEARAIAKETGAKVLISEDVAEATLGADFLYTDVWVSMGEAKDRWAERIGLLKPYQVTADVMANTGNPRTRFMHCLPAFHNAETELGAQIQKDFGISEMEVTDEVFESAASIVFDQAENRLHTIKAVLVATLGA